The following DNA comes from Micromonospora chokoriensis.
GAGCCGACCGGTGGCGGCCCGGCGCAGCCGCCGCCGCACCAGGCCGGGCGCACGCCGGCTGAGCTGGTAGGTGAGTGTGGACAGCAGCACGTTCTTCCAGCGAACCACCCGATACGCGACGCTCGCCGGCAGCCGGCGCCGCAACGCGTCGGCCAGCCGGTCGCGCGAGGACAACGCCATGACGTACGTGGGTGAGCGTTGCAGCATCGTCACGTGCGCGGCCCGCTGCGCCAACGCCGGCACCAGGGTCACCGCGGTGGCGCCGCTGCCGATGACCACCACCCGCTGACCGGTGTGGTCGAGGTCGGCGGGCCAGTGCTGCGGGTGCACCAGCCGCCCGGCGTACGCGTCGACGCCGGGCAGCGGCGGGGTGTAGCCCTCGTCGTAGCGGTAGTAGCCGGTGCAGGCGAACAGGAACGAGCAGGTCAGCACCACGGTCTCGGCGGTGTCGGCCCGCTGCGCGTACACCGTCCAGCGGGCGGTGGCGCTGTGCCACTCGGCGCGTAGCACCCGGTGCCGGAAGCGGATGTGCCGCTGCACGTCGTACTCCCGGGCGGTCTCGCGGATGTACTCCCTGATGGTCGTGCCGTCGGCGATGGCCTTGGGCGCGGTCCAGGGCTTGAACGCGTAGCCGAGGGTGAACATGTCCGAGTCCGAGCGGATGCCCGGGTAGCGGAACAGGTCCCAGGTGCCGCCGACGGCGTCGCGTGCCTCCAGCACCGCGTACGTCCTGCCCGGGCAGTCCCGGGTCAGGTGACAGGCCGCGCCGACGCCGGACAGGCCGGCACCGATGATCAGCACGTCGACGTGGTCGGAGGCCATGACGTCCCTCCATCCGGGCGGTGGACGGACCCTAACACCGCGCCCGGACGGCCGGCACCTACTGGTCGGACGCGCGGGTGAAGATCATGATCCAGTTGGTTTCCCAGGTCTGCTCGCCGTCGACGGAGAACGCCTGCTCCCAGCGGGCCGTGGTCGCGCTGATGTCCGACCAGATGAACCGGCACCGCACCGGCCGTCCCTCGTGCTGGTCGTCGGCGTAGAAGTGGCCGACCCCGTCGACGAAACGGCCCACCATCGGCGGCTGTTCGAGCACCCCGCCGCCGCTGGTCATCCAGTAGATCGACCACTCCTGCCGGGTCGGGTCGAAGATCCGGATCGTCGCGCCGGCGGAGCCCCTGGTCGGGAACGTGATCTCGTCGAAGTGGCCGCCGCCGGCGAAGAAGCCGTGCGCTACCGACACCCCGGGGAACTCCTCCCACTCGTCCGAGCCGACCAGCCGCTCGCGCAGCCGCCGGTTGACGACGTTCCAGGTGCCGGTGAAGAAGT
Coding sequences within:
- a CDS encoding flavin-containing monooxygenase → MASDHVDVLIIGAGLSGVGAACHLTRDCPGRTYAVLEARDAVGGTWDLFRYPGIRSDSDMFTLGYAFKPWTAPKAIADGTTIREYIRETAREYDVQRHIRFRHRVLRAEWHSATARWTVYAQRADTAETVVLTCSFLFACTGYYRYDEGYTPPLPGVDAYAGRLVHPQHWPADLDHTGQRVVVIGSGATAVTLVPALAQRAAHVTMLQRSPTYVMALSSRDRLADALRRRLPASVAYRVVRWKNVLLSTLTYQLSRRAPGLVRRRLRRAATGRLPLGYDVDRHFSPRYDPWDQRLCVAPDGDLFTAVRQGRASVVTDTVDTFTADGVRLTSGDVLPADIVVTATGLNLLAVGGLTLRVDGVDVDLASTVAYKGMMLSGVPNFALTLGYTNASWTLKADLVAGYVCRLLRHLDRTGQQVVTPLPPPDDGRAPLIDLRSGYVLRAVDALPRQGSNAPWRLHQNYPRDVLLMRHGRLTDEGVRFSRAGGTDAPTGTRPPVSSERR